A region of Ictalurus furcatus strain D&B chromosome 1, Billie_1.0, whole genome shotgun sequence DNA encodes the following proteins:
- the atg9b gene encoding autophagy-related protein 9B isoform X3: MAAIFWVYRLGKVICNLLGYWEIRQFYRKALKISMVSTGVLLHARSTTVFKLSVVPQDELRDFSWQEVQARLIRLQREQQMCVHKKELTELDIYHRILRFKNYTVAMINKSLLPVHLRVPFLGDAVFLTQGLKYNFELILFWGPGSPFQNKWSLHPKYKRASERLELARQLSRTILLTGVANLLLCPLVLVWQTLYAFFSYAEAIKREPGSLGTRRWSLYGRLYLRHFNELDHELRERLGRAYRPAAKYMNAFNSPLLAVLARSAAFFAGSLLAVLVALTVYDEDVLAVQHVLTAGTALGVIITVARSFIPDEHTVWCPEQLLQCVLAHIHYMPDHWKGNANKSETRDELAQLFQYKAVFILEELLSPIVTPFILIFVLRSKSLEIIDFLRNFTVEVVGVGDICSFAQMDVRRHGNPQWMSEGQTEASVYQQAENGKTELSLVHFTLKNPRWQPPQDSSLFISHMREKVQQDAAQAGPNPQLLLSEAPLCTSLLSNDSATAHDTLLASVLAHPVLTASGMPGWNRRFVPPSSTASIAASVLASLSSSQQPHAGRSRSHVLQPSVHQHHQHQGPMYHSSAGDSMCASESRMHSQSSSALLSEFATAEMSLHAIYMHEVHQQKFQGQRGPAQLHPHVSLSAVPLPQMHPGGLMVSSPLRLGGWVEEEEEEEEIDSSSGPQHLSHTSGASS; this comes from the exons ACTTCAGCTGGCAGGAAGTGCAGGCGCGTCTGATCAGGCTGCAGCGCGAGCAGCAGATGTGCGTGCACAAGAAAGAGCTGACCGAGCTGGACATCTACCACCGCATCCTACGCTTCAAGAACTACACGGTCGCCATGATCAACAAGTCGCTGCTGCCCGTGCACCTGCGCGTGCCCTTCCTCGGCGACGCGGTCTTCCTGACCCAGGGCCTCAAGTACAACTTTGAGCTGATCCTGTTCTGGGGGCCGGGCTCGCCGTTTCAGAACAAATGGAGCCTGCATCCGAAGTAcaagcgagcgagcgagcgcctGGAGCTGGCGCGGCAGCTGAGCCGCACCATCCTGCTCACGGGCGTGGCCAACCTGCTGCTGTGTCCGCTCGTGCTGGTGTGGCAGACGCTGTACGCCTTCTTCAGCTATGCCGAGGCCATCAAGCGCGAGCCGGGCAGTCTCGGGACGCGCCGCTGGTCGCTCTACGGACGTCTCTACCTGCGCCATTTCAACGAGCTGGACCACGAGCTGCGCGAGCGCCTCGGCCGTGCCTACCGTCCCGCCGCCAAATACATGAACGCCTTCAACTCGCCGCTGCTCGCCGTGCTGGCCCGGAGCGCCGCCTTCTTTGCCGGCTCGCTCTTGGCCGTCCTCGTCGCGCTGACTGTCTACGACGAAGACGTCCTTGCCGTGCAGCACGTCCTCACTGCGGGGACCGCTCTCGGAGTCATCATCACCGTCGCCAG GTCCTTCATCCCAGACGAGCATACGGTGTGGTGCCCCGAGCAGCTGCTACAGTGTGTGTTAGCACACATCCACTACATGCCCGATCACTGGAAGGGCAACGCTAACAAGAGCGAGACGCGCGATGAGCTGGCGCAGCTTTTCCAGTACAAAGCA GTCTTTATTCTGGAGGAGCTGCTCAGTCCCATCGTGACACCTTTCATCCTCATCTTCGTGCTCCGGAGCAAGTCTCTGGAGATCATCGACTTCCTGCGCAACTTTACCGTGGAGGTGGTGGGCGTCGGCGACATATGCTCCTTCGCGCAGATGGACGTCCGTCGACACGGCAAcccgcag TGGATGTCCGAGGGTCAGACGGAGGCGTCGGTGTACCAGCAGGCAGAAAACGGCAAGACGGAGCTGTCGCTTGTTCACTTCACCCTGAAGAACCCTCGCTGGCAGCCGCCGCAGGACAGCTCGCTGTTCATCAGCCATATGCGCGAGAAGGTGCAGCAGGACGCCGCGCAGGCCGGCCCGAACCCTCAGCTCCTGCTCTCCGAGGCGCCGCTCTGCACCTCACTGCTCTCCAATGACTCCGCCACCGCT CATGACACCCTTCTGGCGAGCGTTCTGGCTCATCCGGTCCTCACGGCGTCCGGGATGCCGGGCTGGAACCGTCGTTTTGTTCCCCCGAGCAGCACAGCCTCGATCGCCGCTAGCGTCCTCGCCTCGCTCTCTTCCTCCCAACAGCCTCACGCCGGCCGCTCACGCTCTCATGTCCTCCAGCCGTCCGTtcatcaacaccaccaacaccaaggACCCATGTACCACAGCAGTGCCGGTGACAG CATGTGTGCCAGCGAGTCGAGGATGCACAGCCAGTCCAGTTCAGCCCTCCTCTCGGAGTTCGCCACGGCCGAGATGAGCCTCCACGCCATCTACATGCACGAG GTGCATCAGCAGAAGTTCCAGGGTCAGCGTGGACCTGCTCAATTACATCCTCATGTGTCCTTAAGTGCTg TGCCCTTGCCTCAGATGCACCCAGGTGGTCTGATGGTGTCCTCCCCTCTCCGGTTGGGAGGCTgggtggaggaagaggaggaggaagaggagatcGACAGCAGCTCTGGTCCACAGCATTTGAGTCACACGAGCGGGGCGAGCAGCTGA